A portion of the Ricinus communis isolate WT05 ecotype wild-type chromosome 10, ASM1957865v1, whole genome shotgun sequence genome contains these proteins:
- the LOC8278960 gene encoding DNA-directed RNA polymerase I subunit 1 isoform X1 — translation MATTEGATESIDSISFSFLTDEEVRKHSFVKITNPRLLDLVERPVPGGLYDPALGPLSERTICKTCGQRSTNCPGHCGHIDLVSPVYNPLLFNFLHKLLQRTCFLCFHFRMQRGQVEKCIKQLELIVKGDIVGAKRLESVSPSEALYPEESDLSHESCPTIHSGVQCNDGEHTRQQGWTSLQFTEAMSVLNNFLKPKFKKCKNCESSNPNITKPTFGWFHTSGMSDASIRANVITGHQLGGLLGSEIEGTTDVEDAAEPGDQHSGTKKHKKKERKEVLEFTRQKSTFSKQLLPSEVKEKLELLWKNEARICSFISDLQQQEFGKRKAGPAMFFLETILVPPIKFRPPTKGGDSVMEHPQTVLLSKVLQSNISLGDAHINKEHSKIVRRWLDLQQSINTLFDSKTAKGPGQREGAPGICQLLEKKEGLFRQKMMGKRVNYACRSVISPDPYIGVNEIGIPPCFAVKLTYPERVTPWNIAKLRNAVINGSECHPGATHYVDKLSINKLPPARKARISISRKLPSSRGAVTQAGKGSECEFEGKIVYRHLQDGDVVLVNRQPTLHKPSIMAHVVRVLKGEKTLRMHYANCSTYNADFDGDEMNVHFPQDEVSRAEAYNIVNANNQFVRPSNGEPLRGLIQDHIVSAVLLTKKDTFLSQDEFNQLLYSSGVSTVGPNSFHGRPGQKVLWSRSEDEIQTLPPAIWKPKPLWTGKQVITAILNHITSDHPPFTVEKDAKIPSNFFKSRANEDKPCQEEKSDKDAPAEKEPDEEKMLVYKNELVRGVIDKGQFGEYGLVHTVHELLGSHTAGILLSVLSRLFTAYLQMHGFTCGVDDLLILTNKDEERKKQLEWCEKSGEAVHRNFIGIKDEKIKIDPVAMQLNIEKTIRSDGDSALAYLDRQMSNELNTKTSSGVISNLLSDGLLKPSGKNCISLMTTSGAKGSKVNFQQISSFLGQQELEGKRVPRMVSGKTLPCFHPWDWAARSGGYITDRFLTGLRPQEYYFHCMAGREGLVDTAVKTSRSGYLQRCLIKNLECLKIGYDHTVRDADGSVVQFYYGEDGVDVHQTSFIAKFKELALNQDMMYKRSGGQLGAFNSYISELPEALKEKADRFLDDFSIMGRIASNLVKREDLHNLMKQKFLLSLAQPGEPVGVLAAQSVGEPSTQMTLNTFHLAGRGEMNVTLGIPRLQEILMTASIDIKTPIMTCPLQEGRTNEDADHLADKLRKVTVADIVESMEVSVVPFAIQDGGVCRIYKLKMKLYRPAHYPQYANISVEDWEETLEVVFLRELEDAIQNHMFLLSRISGIKDFLPESRSRASGEADEDVAGDMSHREERDDDNDDDDGERADDLGLDAQKRKLQATDEMDYDDGFEEELNEGESTASEEESGFESEIDQGDNETEISNDVMLDNEASETLPLRKPSKPKSKKKAAESPSHGEKSKDKKKKPKAKRKSRISKDFDRAIFVEARKMHFEVHFKFTNEPHILLAEIAQKTAKKVYIQNPGKIEQCRVTDCKESQVIYYGKDPKERVDLKPDVKEKVPALHATGVDFNTFWKMQDHLDVRYIYSNNIHAMLKTYGVEAARETIIREINHVFKSYGIAVSNRHLSLIADFMTHTGGYRPMSRMGGIAESISPFSKMSFETASKFIVEAALHGEIDNLETPSARICLGLPVKMGTGSFDLMQKLEI, via the exons ATGGCCACCACAGAG GGTGCAACTGAGTCCATTGACTCGATATCTTTCAGTTTCTTAACTGACGAAGAGGTTCGAAAGCATAGTTTTGTAAAGATAACAAACCCCAGATTGCTTGATCTTGTGGAGAGGCCTGTTCCTGGTGGACTATATGATCCAGCACTAGGGCCATTAAGTGAGAGGACAAT TTGCAAGACATGTGGCCAACGCTCAACCAATTGCCCCGGCCATTGTGGCCATATTGACCTCGTTTCTCCAGTTTACAATCCCCTGCTCTTCAATTTTCTTCATAAACTTCTGCAGAGGACATGTTTCCTTTGCTTTCATTTTAGAATGCAGAGGGGCCAG GTTGAGAAATGTATTAAACAACTGGAACTCATTGTAAAAGGTGATATTGTTGGGGCTAAGAGATTAGAATCGGTCTCACCAAGTGAAGCTTTGTATCCAGAGGAAAGTGATTTGAGCCATGAATCTTGTCCTACAATACACTCAGGAGTCCAATGTAACGATGGTGAGCATACAAGGCAACAAGGATGGACATCTCTTCAGTTTACTGAAGCAATGTctgttttaaataattttctgaAGCCAAAATTTAAGAAGTGTAAGAACTGTGAGAGCAGTAATCCAAACATTACTAAACCTACTTTTGGATGGTTTCACACG AGTGGCATGTCAGATGCCAGTATTAGAGCAAATGTGATAACAGGACACCAGCTGGGAGGACTATTAGGCAGCGAAATTGAAGGGACGACAGATGTCGAAGATGCTGCTGAACCAGGAGACCAACATAGTGGGACAAAAAAGCATAAGAAAAAAGAGCGGAAAGAGGTTCTTGAGTTCACTAGGCAGAAAAGTACTTTTTCCAAGCAGCTTCTACCATCTGAG gttaaagaaaaattagagcTTTTGTGGAAAAATGAGGCCCGCATCTGCTCATTTATAAGTGATCTTCAGCAGCAAGAATTTGGAAAGAGAAAAGCGGGCCCTGCTATGTTTTTCTTAGAGACCATTCTAGTACCTCCCATCAAATTCAGGCCACCAACGAAGGGAGGTGATTCT GTGATGGAGCATCCTCAAACTGTTTTGCTTAGCAAGGTGCTACAGTCCAACATATCTTTGGGAGATGCTCATATTAACAAAGAGCATTCAAAAATAGTCAGGCGATGGTTGGATCTTCAGCAGTCTATAAACACGTTATTCGATAGCAAAACTGCCAAGG GTCCTGGTCAAAGGGAAGGGGCTCCTGGAATATGTCAGTTGCTTGAGAAGAAAGAAGGTCTATTTCGCCAGAAAATGATGGGAAAGAGGGTTAATTATGCATGCCGATCTGTTATCTCCCCAGATCCATATATAGGTGTTAATGAAATTGGAATTCCTCCATGCTTCGCCGTGAAGTTAACATATCCTGAG AGAGTGACTCCTTGGAACATTGCCAAGTTGAGGAATGCTGTGATCAACGGATCTGAATGTCACCCTGGAGCTACACATTATGTAGATAAGTTGTCTATTAACAAACTGCCCCCTGCCCGAAAAGCACGAATTTCCATATCACGGAAATTACCTTCCTCAAGAGGTGCTGTTACACAAGCTGGGAAGGGCTCTGAATGTGAATTTGAAGGCAAGATTGTTTATCGCCATTTGCAAGATGGAGATGTTGTTCTTGTAAATCGTCAG CCAACACTTCATAAGCCCAGTATAATGGCACATGTAGTTCGTGTCTTGAAGGGGGAGAAAACGCTTCGTATGCACTATGCGAATTGCAG tACTTACAATGCAGATTTTGATGGTGATGAAATGAATGTTCATTTCCCACAAGATGAAGTTTCTCGTGCTGAAGCTTACAACATTGTTAATGCTAATAATCAATTTGTCAGGCCTTCCAATGGTGAACCACTTAGAGGCTTGATTCAG GACCATATTGTTAGTGCTGTACTGCTCACGAAAAAGGATACTTTCTTAAGTCAAGATGAGTTCAATCAACTACTTTATAGTTCTGGGGTATCCACAGTTGGGCCAAATTCTTTCCATGGCAGGCCTGGCCAGAAAGTTTTATGGTCACGTTCTGAAGATGAGATTCAGACTCTTCCGCCTGCAATTTGGAAACCCAAGCCTCTTTGGACAGGAAAAcag GTTATTACTGCCATATTAAATCACATTACAAGCGATCATCCCCCATTTACTGTTGAAAAGGATGCGAAGATcccttctaatttttttaaaagtagagCCAATGAAGATAAGCCCTGCCAGGAAGAGAAGTCTGATAAAGATGCTCCTGCTGAAAAGGAGCCCGATGAAGAGAAGATGTTGGTCTATAAGAATGAATTGGTTCGTGGTGTGATTGACAAGGGTCAGTTTGGTGAATATGGTTTGGTTCATACAGTTCATGAACTCCTTGGCTCACATACTGCAGGAATTTTGCTCTCTGTATTAAGTCGGCTGTTCACTGCTTATTTGCAG ATGCATGGATTTACATGTGGGGTGGATGACCTTttgatattaacaaataaagatgaagaaaggaagaagcaACTTGAATGGTGTGAAAAAAGCGGGGAAGCAGTTCATCGGAATTTCATTGGAATCAAGGATGAAAAGATTAAGATAG ATCCAGTGGCAATGCAATTGAATATTGAAAAAACTATACGCAGTGATGGAGATTCTGCCTTGGCATATTTGGACAGGCAGATGAGTAATGAACTTAATACTAAAACAAGCTCAGGGGTCatcagtaatttattatcTGATGGATTACTAAAACCCTCTGGAAAGAATTGTATATCTCTTATGACCACATCTGGGGCTAAAGGTAGCAAG GTCAATTTCCAAcagatttcttcttttctaggACAACAAGAGTTGGAAGGAAAAAGAGTCCCTCGAATGGTTTCTGGAAAGACCTTGCCCTGCTTTCATCCATGGGATTGGGCTGCTCGTTCTGGTGGCTATATTACTGATCGGTTTCTTACTGGTCTTCGTCCacaagaatattattttcattgcATGGCTGGTCGGGAAGG GCTTGTTGATACAGCAGTCAAAACATCTCGTAGTGGATACCTGCAAAGATGCCTAATAAAAAATCTTGAGTGTCTTAAAATTGGTTATGATCACACAGTTCGTGATGCTGATGGCTCAGTTGTTCAGTTCTACTATGGAGAAGATGGTGTGGATGTTCATCAGACAAGCTTCATAGCAAAATTCAAAGAACTGGCATTG AACCAAGATATGATGTACAAAAGAAGTGGTGGTCAGCTAGGCGCATTTAACTCTTATATTTCAGAATTGCCTGAGGCTCTTAAAGAAAAAGCAGACAGATTCCTTGATGATTTTTCTATAATGGGGCGAATTGCTTCTAATTTAGTGAAGCGTGAGGacttacataatttaatgaaGCAAAAGTTTCTCTTGAGCCTTGCACAGCCAGGAGAACCAGTAGGTGTGCTGGCTGCTCAGTCTGTAGGAGAGCCATCAACACAGATGAC GTTAAACACTTTCCATCTGGCTGGGCGAGGTGAAATGAATGTCACACTTGGGATCCCACGACTTCAAGAGATCTTGATGACAGCTTCCATTGATATTAAAACACCAATTATGACCTGCCCCTTGCAGGAGGGGAGAACAAA CGAGGATGCCGATCATCTTGCTGATAAGTTGAGGAAGGTCACTGTGGCAGACATTGTGGAGAGTATGGAAGTATCCGTAGTGCCATTTGCTATTCAAGATGGTGGCGTTTGCAGAATTTATAAACTGAAAATGAAGCTGTACAGACCTGCACACTATCCACAATATGCTAATATATCAGTAGAAGACTGGGAAGAAACCTTAGAGGTGGTGTTTTTAAGGGAGTTGGAGGATGCTATTCAAAATCATATGTTTTTGCTCTCTAGAATTAGCGGCATTAAAGACTTTTTGCCAGAATCACGATCAAGGGCTTCAGGTGAGGCTGATGAAGATGTTGCTGGTGATATGTCACATAGGGAAGAACgtgatgatgataatgatgatgatgatggtgaaAGGGCTGATGATCTTGGTTTAGATGCACAGAAAAGAAAGCTTCAGGCAACAGATGAGATGGACTATGATGATGGCTTTGAGGAGGAGCTGAATGAAGGGGAATCTACAGCCAGTGAAGAGGAGTCTGGATTCGAAAGCGAAATTGATCAGGGTGATAATGAAACCGAGATTAGTAATGATGTGATGCTTGACAATGAAGCTTCTGAAACTCTACCCCTTAGAAAGCCCTCTAAGCCCAAGTCAAAGAAAAAAGCTGCTGAAAGTCCATCACATGGTGAAAAATCGAaggataagaagaagaaaccaaAAGCCAAACGAAAGAGCAGGATAAGTAAGGACTTTGATAGAGCAATTTTTGTGGAAGCTAGGAAAATGCACTTCGAAGTCCACTTCAAATTCACAAATGAGCCACATATTTTACTGGCTGAG ATTGCTCAGAAGACGGCCAAGAAGGTCTATATCCAGAACCCCGGCAAGATTGAACAATGTCGAGTGACTGATTGCAAAGAAAGTCAAGTAATTTACTATGGAAAAGATCCAAAGGAAAGGGTGGACTTAAAACCTGatgtaaaagaaaaggttCCTGCACTGCATGCAACTGGTGTAGATTTTAATACTTTCTGGAAAATGCAAGATCACTTGGATGTTAGGTACATATATTCTAATAACATTCATGCTATGCTTAAAACTTATGGAGTAGAAGCGGCCCGGGAAACCATCATCAGGGAGATAAATCATGTGTTCAAGTCTTATGGTATAGCTGTTAGTAACAGGCACTTGTCTCTTATTGCTGATTTTATGACCCATACGGGTGGGTATCGCCCAATGAGCCGTATGGGTGGAATAGCAGAGTCAATATCACCTTTTAGTAAAATGTCTTTTGAGACGGCTTCCAAATTCATTGTTGAAGCAGCACTACATGG
- the LOC8278960 gene encoding DNA-directed RNA polymerase I subunit 1 isoform X2: protein MNLVLQYTQESNVTMSGMSDASIRANVITGHQLGGLLGSEIEGTTDVEDAAEPGDQHSGTKKHKKKERKEVLEFTRQKSTFSKQLLPSEVKEKLELLWKNEARICSFISDLQQQEFGKRKAGPAMFFLETILVPPIKFRPPTKGGDSVMEHPQTVLLSKVLQSNISLGDAHINKEHSKIVRRWLDLQQSINTLFDSKTAKGPGQREGAPGICQLLEKKEGLFRQKMMGKRVNYACRSVISPDPYIGVNEIGIPPCFAVKLTYPERVTPWNIAKLRNAVINGSECHPGATHYVDKLSINKLPPARKARISISRKLPSSRGAVTQAGKGSECEFEGKIVYRHLQDGDVVLVNRQPTLHKPSIMAHVVRVLKGEKTLRMHYANCSTYNADFDGDEMNVHFPQDEVSRAEAYNIVNANNQFVRPSNGEPLRGLIQDHIVSAVLLTKKDTFLSQDEFNQLLYSSGVSTVGPNSFHGRPGQKVLWSRSEDEIQTLPPAIWKPKPLWTGKQVITAILNHITSDHPPFTVEKDAKIPSNFFKSRANEDKPCQEEKSDKDAPAEKEPDEEKMLVYKNELVRGVIDKGQFGEYGLVHTVHELLGSHTAGILLSVLSRLFTAYLQMHGFTCGVDDLLILTNKDEERKKQLEWCEKSGEAVHRNFIGIKDEKIKIDPVAMQLNIEKTIRSDGDSALAYLDRQMSNELNTKTSSGVISNLLSDGLLKPSGKNCISLMTTSGAKGSKVNFQQISSFLGQQELEGKRVPRMVSGKTLPCFHPWDWAARSGGYITDRFLTGLRPQEYYFHCMAGREGLVDTAVKTSRSGYLQRCLIKNLECLKIGYDHTVRDADGSVVQFYYGEDGVDVHQTSFIAKFKELALNQDMMYKRSGGQLGAFNSYISELPEALKEKADRFLDDFSIMGRIASNLVKREDLHNLMKQKFLLSLAQPGEPVGVLAAQSVGEPSTQMTLNTFHLAGRGEMNVTLGIPRLQEILMTASIDIKTPIMTCPLQEGRTNEDADHLADKLRKVTVADIVESMEVSVVPFAIQDGGVCRIYKLKMKLYRPAHYPQYANISVEDWEETLEVVFLRELEDAIQNHMFLLSRISGIKDFLPESRSRASGEADEDVAGDMSHREERDDDNDDDDGERADDLGLDAQKRKLQATDEMDYDDGFEEELNEGESTASEEESGFESEIDQGDNETEISNDVMLDNEASETLPLRKPSKPKSKKKAAESPSHGEKSKDKKKKPKAKRKSRISKDFDRAIFVEARKMHFEVHFKFTNEPHILLAEIAQKTAKKVYIQNPGKIEQCRVTDCKESQVIYYGKDPKERVDLKPDVKEKVPALHATGVDFNTFWKMQDHLDVRYIYSNNIHAMLKTYGVEAARETIIREINHVFKSYGIAVSNRHLSLIADFMTHTGGYRPMSRMGGIAESISPFSKMSFETASKFIVEAALHGEIDNLETPSARICLGLPVKMGTGSFDLMQKLEI, encoded by the exons ATGAATCTTGTCCTACAATACACTCAGGAGTCCAATGTAACGATG AGTGGCATGTCAGATGCCAGTATTAGAGCAAATGTGATAACAGGACACCAGCTGGGAGGACTATTAGGCAGCGAAATTGAAGGGACGACAGATGTCGAAGATGCTGCTGAACCAGGAGACCAACATAGTGGGACAAAAAAGCATAAGAAAAAAGAGCGGAAAGAGGTTCTTGAGTTCACTAGGCAGAAAAGTACTTTTTCCAAGCAGCTTCTACCATCTGAG gttaaagaaaaattagagcTTTTGTGGAAAAATGAGGCCCGCATCTGCTCATTTATAAGTGATCTTCAGCAGCAAGAATTTGGAAAGAGAAAAGCGGGCCCTGCTATGTTTTTCTTAGAGACCATTCTAGTACCTCCCATCAAATTCAGGCCACCAACGAAGGGAGGTGATTCT GTGATGGAGCATCCTCAAACTGTTTTGCTTAGCAAGGTGCTACAGTCCAACATATCTTTGGGAGATGCTCATATTAACAAAGAGCATTCAAAAATAGTCAGGCGATGGTTGGATCTTCAGCAGTCTATAAACACGTTATTCGATAGCAAAACTGCCAAGG GTCCTGGTCAAAGGGAAGGGGCTCCTGGAATATGTCAGTTGCTTGAGAAGAAAGAAGGTCTATTTCGCCAGAAAATGATGGGAAAGAGGGTTAATTATGCATGCCGATCTGTTATCTCCCCAGATCCATATATAGGTGTTAATGAAATTGGAATTCCTCCATGCTTCGCCGTGAAGTTAACATATCCTGAG AGAGTGACTCCTTGGAACATTGCCAAGTTGAGGAATGCTGTGATCAACGGATCTGAATGTCACCCTGGAGCTACACATTATGTAGATAAGTTGTCTATTAACAAACTGCCCCCTGCCCGAAAAGCACGAATTTCCATATCACGGAAATTACCTTCCTCAAGAGGTGCTGTTACACAAGCTGGGAAGGGCTCTGAATGTGAATTTGAAGGCAAGATTGTTTATCGCCATTTGCAAGATGGAGATGTTGTTCTTGTAAATCGTCAG CCAACACTTCATAAGCCCAGTATAATGGCACATGTAGTTCGTGTCTTGAAGGGGGAGAAAACGCTTCGTATGCACTATGCGAATTGCAG tACTTACAATGCAGATTTTGATGGTGATGAAATGAATGTTCATTTCCCACAAGATGAAGTTTCTCGTGCTGAAGCTTACAACATTGTTAATGCTAATAATCAATTTGTCAGGCCTTCCAATGGTGAACCACTTAGAGGCTTGATTCAG GACCATATTGTTAGTGCTGTACTGCTCACGAAAAAGGATACTTTCTTAAGTCAAGATGAGTTCAATCAACTACTTTATAGTTCTGGGGTATCCACAGTTGGGCCAAATTCTTTCCATGGCAGGCCTGGCCAGAAAGTTTTATGGTCACGTTCTGAAGATGAGATTCAGACTCTTCCGCCTGCAATTTGGAAACCCAAGCCTCTTTGGACAGGAAAAcag GTTATTACTGCCATATTAAATCACATTACAAGCGATCATCCCCCATTTACTGTTGAAAAGGATGCGAAGATcccttctaatttttttaaaagtagagCCAATGAAGATAAGCCCTGCCAGGAAGAGAAGTCTGATAAAGATGCTCCTGCTGAAAAGGAGCCCGATGAAGAGAAGATGTTGGTCTATAAGAATGAATTGGTTCGTGGTGTGATTGACAAGGGTCAGTTTGGTGAATATGGTTTGGTTCATACAGTTCATGAACTCCTTGGCTCACATACTGCAGGAATTTTGCTCTCTGTATTAAGTCGGCTGTTCACTGCTTATTTGCAG ATGCATGGATTTACATGTGGGGTGGATGACCTTttgatattaacaaataaagatgaagaaaggaagaagcaACTTGAATGGTGTGAAAAAAGCGGGGAAGCAGTTCATCGGAATTTCATTGGAATCAAGGATGAAAAGATTAAGATAG ATCCAGTGGCAATGCAATTGAATATTGAAAAAACTATACGCAGTGATGGAGATTCTGCCTTGGCATATTTGGACAGGCAGATGAGTAATGAACTTAATACTAAAACAAGCTCAGGGGTCatcagtaatttattatcTGATGGATTACTAAAACCCTCTGGAAAGAATTGTATATCTCTTATGACCACATCTGGGGCTAAAGGTAGCAAG GTCAATTTCCAAcagatttcttcttttctaggACAACAAGAGTTGGAAGGAAAAAGAGTCCCTCGAATGGTTTCTGGAAAGACCTTGCCCTGCTTTCATCCATGGGATTGGGCTGCTCGTTCTGGTGGCTATATTACTGATCGGTTTCTTACTGGTCTTCGTCCacaagaatattattttcattgcATGGCTGGTCGGGAAGG GCTTGTTGATACAGCAGTCAAAACATCTCGTAGTGGATACCTGCAAAGATGCCTAATAAAAAATCTTGAGTGTCTTAAAATTGGTTATGATCACACAGTTCGTGATGCTGATGGCTCAGTTGTTCAGTTCTACTATGGAGAAGATGGTGTGGATGTTCATCAGACAAGCTTCATAGCAAAATTCAAAGAACTGGCATTG AACCAAGATATGATGTACAAAAGAAGTGGTGGTCAGCTAGGCGCATTTAACTCTTATATTTCAGAATTGCCTGAGGCTCTTAAAGAAAAAGCAGACAGATTCCTTGATGATTTTTCTATAATGGGGCGAATTGCTTCTAATTTAGTGAAGCGTGAGGacttacataatttaatgaaGCAAAAGTTTCTCTTGAGCCTTGCACAGCCAGGAGAACCAGTAGGTGTGCTGGCTGCTCAGTCTGTAGGAGAGCCATCAACACAGATGAC GTTAAACACTTTCCATCTGGCTGGGCGAGGTGAAATGAATGTCACACTTGGGATCCCACGACTTCAAGAGATCTTGATGACAGCTTCCATTGATATTAAAACACCAATTATGACCTGCCCCTTGCAGGAGGGGAGAACAAA CGAGGATGCCGATCATCTTGCTGATAAGTTGAGGAAGGTCACTGTGGCAGACATTGTGGAGAGTATGGAAGTATCCGTAGTGCCATTTGCTATTCAAGATGGTGGCGTTTGCAGAATTTATAAACTGAAAATGAAGCTGTACAGACCTGCACACTATCCACAATATGCTAATATATCAGTAGAAGACTGGGAAGAAACCTTAGAGGTGGTGTTTTTAAGGGAGTTGGAGGATGCTATTCAAAATCATATGTTTTTGCTCTCTAGAATTAGCGGCATTAAAGACTTTTTGCCAGAATCACGATCAAGGGCTTCAGGTGAGGCTGATGAAGATGTTGCTGGTGATATGTCACATAGGGAAGAACgtgatgatgataatgatgatgatgatggtgaaAGGGCTGATGATCTTGGTTTAGATGCACAGAAAAGAAAGCTTCAGGCAACAGATGAGATGGACTATGATGATGGCTTTGAGGAGGAGCTGAATGAAGGGGAATCTACAGCCAGTGAAGAGGAGTCTGGATTCGAAAGCGAAATTGATCAGGGTGATAATGAAACCGAGATTAGTAATGATGTGATGCTTGACAATGAAGCTTCTGAAACTCTACCCCTTAGAAAGCCCTCTAAGCCCAAGTCAAAGAAAAAAGCTGCTGAAAGTCCATCACATGGTGAAAAATCGAaggataagaagaagaaaccaaAAGCCAAACGAAAGAGCAGGATAAGTAAGGACTTTGATAGAGCAATTTTTGTGGAAGCTAGGAAAATGCACTTCGAAGTCCACTTCAAATTCACAAATGAGCCACATATTTTACTGGCTGAG ATTGCTCAGAAGACGGCCAAGAAGGTCTATATCCAGAACCCCGGCAAGATTGAACAATGTCGAGTGACTGATTGCAAAGAAAGTCAAGTAATTTACTATGGAAAAGATCCAAAGGAAAGGGTGGACTTAAAACCTGatgtaaaagaaaaggttCCTGCACTGCATGCAACTGGTGTAGATTTTAATACTTTCTGGAAAATGCAAGATCACTTGGATGTTAGGTACATATATTCTAATAACATTCATGCTATGCTTAAAACTTATGGAGTAGAAGCGGCCCGGGAAACCATCATCAGGGAGATAAATCATGTGTTCAAGTCTTATGGTATAGCTGTTAGTAACAGGCACTTGTCTCTTATTGCTGATTTTATGACCCATACGGGTGGGTATCGCCCAATGAGCCGTATGGGTGGAATAGCAGAGTCAATATCACCTTTTAGTAAAATGTCTTTTGAGACGGCTTCCAAATTCATTGTTGAAGCAGCACTACATGG